The Thunnus thynnus chromosome 1, fThuThy2.1, whole genome shotgun sequence nucleotide sequence agcgtgcgagtagagaggaaaccagtaagcgtgcgaggagacaGGAAACgagtaagcgtgtgaggagagaggaaacgagtaagcgtgcgaggagacaggaaaccagtaagcgtgcgagtagagaggaaaccagtaagcgtgcgaggagacaGGAAACgagtaagcgtgcgaggagagaggaaacgagtaagcgtgcgaggagagaggaaacgaataagcgtgcgaggagacaggaaaccagtaagcgtgcgaggagagaggaaacgagtaagcgtgtgaggagagaggaaacgaataagcgtgcgaggagacaggaaaccagtaagcgtgcgaggagagaggaaaccagtaagcgtgcgaggagacaggaaaccagtaagcgtgcgaggagagaggaaacgaataagcgtgtgaggagagaggaaaccagtaagcgtgcgaggagagaggaaacgaataagcgtgcgaggagagaggaaacgagtaagcgtgcgaggagagaggaaacgagtaagcgtgcgaggagagaggaaacgagtaAGCGTGCGAgtagagaggaaaccagtaagcgtgcgaggagagaggaaacgagtaagcgtgcgaggagagaggaaacgagtaagcgtgcgaggagacaggaaaccagtaagcgtgtgaggagagaggaaaccagtaagcgtgcgaggagagaggaaacgaataagcgtgcgaggagagaggaaacgaataagcgtgcgaggagagaggaaaccagtaagcgtgcgaggagagaggaaacgaataagcgtgcgaggagagaggaaacgagtaAGCGtgcaaggagagaggaaaccagtaagcgtgcgaggagagaggaaaccagttaGCGTGCGAGGAGacaggaaaccagtaagcgtgcgagtagagaggaaaccagtaagcgtgcgaggagagaggaaaccagtaagcgtgtgaggagagaggaaaccagtaagcgtgcgaggagagaggaaacgagtaagcgtgcgaggagacaggaaaccagtaagcgtgcgagtagagaggaaaccagtaagcgtgcgaggagagaggaaacgaataagcgtgtgaggagagaggaaaccagtaagcgtgtgaggagagaggaaacgaataagcgtgcgaggagagaggaaaccagtaagcgtgtgaggagagaggaaacgaataagcgtgtgaggagagaggaaaccagtaagcgtgtgaggagagaggaaaccagtaagcgtgtgaggagagaggaaacgaataagcgtgcgaggagagaggaaaccagtaagcgtgtgaggagagaggaaaccagtaagcgtgtgaggagagaggaaacgaataagcgtgcgaggagagaggaaaccagtaagcgtgtgaggagagaggaaaccagtaagcgtgtgaggagacaggaaaccagtaagcgtgtgaggagagaggaaaccagtaagcgtgtgaggagagaggaaaccagtaagcgtgtgaggagagaggaaacgaataagcgtgtgaggagagaggaaaccagtaagcgtgtgaggagagaggaaacgaataagcgtgtgaggagagaggaaaccagtaagcgtgtgaggagagaggaaacgaataagcgtgcgaggagagaggaaaccagtaagcgtgtgaggagagaggaaaccagtaagcgtgtgaggagagaggaaaccagtaagcgtgtgaggagagaggaaaccagtaagcgtgtgaggagagaggaaaccagtaagcgtgtgaggagagaggaaacgaataagcgtgtgaggagagaggaaaccagtaagcgtgtgaggagagaggaaaccagtaagcgtgtgaggagagaggaaacgaataagcgtgtgaggagagaggaaaccagtaagcgtgtgaggagagaggaaaccagtaagcgtgtgaggagagaggaaaccagtaagcgtgtgaggagagaggaaaccagtaagcatgtgaggagagaggaaaccagtaagcgtgcgaggagagaggaaacgaataagcgtgtgaggagagaggaaaccagtaagcgtgtgaggagagaggaaacgaataagcgtgtgaggagagaggaaaccagtaagcgtgtgaggagagaggaaaccagtaagcgtgtgaggagagaggaaacgaataagcgtgtgaggagagaggaaacgaataagcgtgtgaggagagaggaaaccagtaagcgtgtgaggagagaggaaacgaataagcgtgtgaggagagaggaaaccagtaagcgtgtgaggagagaggaaaccagtaagcgtgtgaggagagaggaaacgaataagcgtgaggagagaggaaaccagtaagcgtgtgaggagagaggaaacgaataagcgtgcgaggagagaggaaaccagtaagcgtgtgaggagagaggaaaccagtaagcgtgtgaggagagaggaaaccagtaagcgtgtgaggagagaggaaaccagtaagcgtgtgaggagagaggaaaccagtaagcgtgtgaggagagaggaaacgaataagcgtgtgaggagagaggaaaccagtaagcgtgtgaggagagaggaaaccagtaagcgtgtgaggagagaggaaacgaataagcgtgtgaggagagaggaaaccagtaagcgtgtgaggagagaggaaaccagtaagcgtgtgaggagagaggaaaccagtaagcgtgtgaggagagaggaaaccagtaagcatgtgaggagagaggaaaccagtaagcgtgcgaggagagaggaaacgaataagcgtgtgaggagagaggaaaccagtaagcgtgtgaggagagaggaaacgaataagcgtgcgaggagagaggaaaccagtaagcgtgtgaggagagaggaaaccagtaagcgtgcgaggagagaggaaacgaataagcgtgcgaggagagaggaaacgagtaagcgtgcgaggagacaGGAAACGAGTAAGCGTGCGAgtagagaggaaaccagtaagcgtgcgaggagagaggaaacgagtaagcgtgtgaggagagaggaaacgagtaagcgtgcgaggagagaggaaacgagtaagcgtgcgaggagagaggaaaccagtaagcgtgtgaggagagaggaaacgaataagcgtgcgaggagagaggaaaccagtaagcgtgcgaggagagaggaaaccagtaagcgtgtgaggagagaggaaacgaataagcgtgtgaggagagaggaaaccagtaagcgtgtgaggagagaggaaacgaataagcgtgtgaggagagaggaaaccagtaagcgtgtgaggagagaggaaacgaataagcgtgcgaggagagaggaaaccagtaagcgtgtgaggagagaggaaaccagtaagcgtgtgaggagagaggaaaccagtaagcgtgtgaggagagaggaaaccagtaagcgtgtgaggagagaggaaacgaataagcgtgcgaggagagaggaaaccagtaagcgtgtgaggagagaggaaaccagtaagcgtgtgaggagagaggaaaccagtaagcgtgtgaggagagaggaaaccagtaagcgtgtgaggagagaggaaaccagtaagcgtgcgaggagagaggaaacgaataagcgtgtgaggagagaggaaaccagtaagcgtgcgaggagagaggaaacgaataagcgtgtgaggagagaggaaaccagtaagcgtgtgaggagagaggaaaccagtaagcgtgtgaggagagaggaaaccagtaagcgtgcgaggagagaggaaacgagtaagcgtgtgaggagagaggaaacgagtaagcgtgtgaggagagaggaaaccagtaagcgtgtgaggagagaggaaaccagtaagcgtgtgaggagagaggaaaccagtaagcgtgcgaggagagaggaaacgaataagcgtgcgaggagagaggaaacgaataagcgtgtgaggagagaggaaaccagtaagcgtgtgaggagagaggaaaccagtaagcgtgtgaggagagaggaaaccagtaagcgtgcgaggagagaggaaaccagtaagcgtgtgaggagagaggaaacgaataagcgtgcgaggagagaggaaaccagtaagcgtgtgaggagagaggaaaccagtaagcgtgcgaggagagaggaaaccagtaagcgtgtgaggagagaggaaaccagtaagcgtgtgaggagagaggaaaccagtaagcgtgtgaggagagaggaaaccagtaagcgtgtgaggagagaggaaaccagtaagcgtgtgaggagagaggaaaccagtaagcgtgtgaggagagaggaaaccagtaagcgtgcgaggagagaggaaaccagtaagcgtgtgaggagagaggaaaccagtaagcgtgcgaggagagaggaaacgaataagcgtgtgaggagagaggaaaccagtaagcgtgtgaggagagaggaaaccagtaagcgtgtgaggagagaggaaaccagtaagcgtgcgaggagagaggaaaccagtaagcgtgtgaggagagaggaaacgaataagcgtgtgaggagagaggaaaccagtaagcgtgtgaggagagaggaaaccagtaagcgtgtgaggagagaggaaaccagtaagcgtgcgaggagagaggaaaccagtaagcgtgtgaggagagaggaaaccagtaagcgtgcgaggagagaggaaaccagtaagcgtgtgaggagagaggaaacgaataagcgtgtgaggagagaggaaaccagtaagcgtgtgaggagagaggaaaccagtaagcgtgtgaggagagaggaaaccagtaagcgtgcgaggagagaggaaaccagtaagcgtgtgaggagagaggaaacgaataagcgtgcgaggagagaggaaaccagtaagcgtgtgaggagagaggaaaccagtaagcgtgcgaggagagaggaaaccagtaagcgtgcgaggagagaggaaaccagtaagcgtgcgaggagagaggaaaccagtaagcgtgcgaggagagaggaaaccagtaagcgtgtgaggagagaggaaaccagtaagcgtgtgaggagagaggaaaccagtaagcgtgtgaggagagaggaaaccagtaagcgtgtgaggagagaggaaaccagtaagcgtgcgaggagagaggaaaccagtaagcgtgtgaggagagaggaaaccagtaagcgtgcgaggagagaggaaaccagtaagcgtgcgaggagagaggaatgtACCAGAGAGAACGTGGGAGAGAAGAATGTCGATCACGTCTCAGCTGAACATGAACATCATTTCTCGGAGAGTAAAGAGAACGAAATGTGTGATTTAACACGTGTGAGTGTTTTAGTCTGTTGTGAACTTTATTCTCTCCTCCAGGATTTCAGTTACTTTGTGATTATTGAggacaaaaatgtttgattttgcagcagcttttctcaaaacTTGAGatagtttgtgatgttttatgtctgtttttgcagtaaaattgcaggaaaaactgcaaatgaagtaaaataatgtgatttatttaaactgctGCCAGTGAAGAGTCGTACGTAACGACTTCCTGCAGATCACTACTAGAGTTcagctgaacatgagaaccatgaggactcaacgttctataaaacagaaaatactgtacttgagttccatttataacctttattaaataaactttcagctcaacatcagcagcaaataaaatcatcaataatgttattaaaataaatctagttggatgtttatgtttgaggcagattatgtctcctgactcactgaatcaaacctcatctgggaacatctgggaacatttgggaacatttgggaacatttgggaacatctgggaacatctgggaacatttgggaacatttgggaacatctgggaacatttgggaacatttgggaacatctgggaacatttgggaacagttTATGGCATCGTGTTTGTCGACAGGTGAGATTTGTCGTCAGTTGCCGCCACACCAAACACCACGATTGGTCCACAAGCAGCTGCTGATTCAGACGTTTATGTGGaaaagttgctgtaatttagTAAAATTGAAGATTTCATAAATATTGTGGAGATTTCTTGAGTTTGTGTTAATTACTGTGATCGCAGTGAGTTAATTGACTAAAACTGAAGTGATTTAttgtgactctgctgctgctcaacCTTCAGCAGATTTATTAATTATCAGattaattatgtttgttttaaatgatcAATCATTAATCAGTGATTGATTTCCTGGAAACGCtgatggatgatgatgaagatgattgTTCACATGATGAAAACAATCAAACTAAGGTTCATGTTAATCCTCCTTCATCCACAGTGCACAAATTTTACAAAGTGCTTCTgaacacaacagacacacacacacacacacacacacacactcacacacacacacacacacacacacacacacacacacacactcacacacacacacacacacacacacacacacacacagagtcattaGTTTGTGAAGATAAACAGATTTAAAGGGCAGttctgtgtgtttcagcaggATTAGGACGGGACCGTAAGAGGATTGAATGCATAAAGAAATGGAAAGCTCCACTCTCCCAGTAATTAGTCAGATCCATTCAGTCATGAACACACAGTTCAGGGTTTCATGTGGAGCTGCAGATGAATATCTCATTCATCACTTCCTTTGTGGATTAAAGTTCATCatcaaatatagaaatatatgtTTACAATGAGGACAGTTTCCTCAAGCCAggctttcctgctgcatttctatgactctgatacacaatatacacatttatacactatcaaccattaaactatatataaacacaatatacacatttatacactatcaaccattaaactacataaacacaatatacacatttatacactatcaaccattaaactacatataaacacaatatacacatttatacactatcaaccattaaactacataaacacaatatacacatttatacactatcaaccattaaactacataaacacaatatacacatttatatactattgGCTGGGATCTGATtagctgggagctgattggctgggggctgATTGGctgggatctgattggctgggatctgattggctgggatctgattggctgggggagacacagggagcaggacAGGTGAGCAGGGCTACAGGAATACATGAGGAACAAGATGTTACCAACTGAcaagaataaaaccaaatcaGAGGAAGAAACAACACCAACCTCAACCCAGAATATTCACACACAGTCGTCTTCATCACTGAGACCATGAGGGCTGTGTGAGTTCAGACCAGAGAGAAAACCAAGACAGACCAACCAAAACCATCATCATGCAAGATCTGTTAAAGACTTCCCATCAGTCTGATCCAGACAAAGAGTGTGAGTcctctggaggaggaggagggtcagAACCAGAACATTCAGCTGTAAGTCGGTTCATGTCAGAactctgttgttgtgtttcaggtTCAGAGAGCGTGGATCGAGAGAACCTTCCAGAAGAGAGAATGTATCCAGATTATTCCCGGAAAAGATGCCAGCAGGTACCGAACGTCTTCAGATTCGCACTTATCATCCAAATCTGAAGCATCCTGAATGTTTCTGAATCACTGCGACCATTTAGTCCAATACTATAAAGCTAAGTACTGAAGTACAGAtgcaccaaatagtgatttttccctctaaacttctcacatgctttcatttcaataaatgttcaaatgatccaatatttcagcaaaaatcaaagattagagaaaaagtccaaaaactgaaaacagatttgtgtatcagaactttgttttttcttctttcctctcccattaatcatctcaccacccctcagatttatctgctgaccctttggaggggcccgacccctaggttgggaaccagtggactaaactagctaactgtatataaagtagtgtaaactagctccacctccagcagctacaacagtaacatgctgctctaacactgatgcttcactattaataatctaatgatgtcatatataataatatatcagtcagagggaccaaaccactacttttactgcaatactttaactacatcaagctcataatacttatgtacttttactgcaatactttaactacatcaagctcataatacttatgtacttttactgcaatactttaactacatcaagctcataatacttatgtacttttactgcaatactttaactacatcaagctcataatacttatgtacttttactgcaatactttaactacatcaagctcataatacttatgtacttttactgcaatactttaactacatcaagctcataatacttatgtacttttactgcaatactttaactacatcaagctcataatacttatgtacttttactgcaatactttaactacatcaagctcataatacttatgtacttttactgcaatactttaactacatcaagctcataatacttatgtacttttactgcaatactttaactacatcaagctcataatacttatgtacttttactgcagtactttaactacatcaagctcataatacttatgtacttttactgaggTTCATGTAGATATTAAACAGAACTTCACCATGTGtaactctcctctcctcttcctcctcctcttcttcctcatgcTGTTCAGGTGTAGTTGTGGTCAGCTGGTGACGCAGCACACCTCCGTCCCCCCGGGACCCAGAGAGGACGGAGCCCCGCTGGTTCAGTTGGATGTCCAACCTGCAGAACGATGGAACCCCCTCAAACACACCCAGACCAGGCCCACCGACGCCTACGGTATCCTCGAGTTCCAGGAAGGAGGTCACGTCAACAAGGCCATGgtacactcactcactcactcactcactcactcactcattcactcactcactcactcattcactcattcacacagtCTCACTAGTTAAATATATATaccgatatatatatatatatatatagttatatttatagatatagttatatatatatataaaactgtaTCTATAAATATAACCACAACtacaactatatatatatttatatatgtgtgtgtgtgtgtatacatatatatatatatatatatgtatagttGTAGTTATGGTTGTTGGTGTGGACGCCTGCCAGAGTCTCTGTGTCCCTGATCTTTGACTGAAAGGTTCATCATGTCTGTGTGCAGGTTTCAGGTCTGTCAGTGTAAAACATCAGATTAATAATTTCTccacttttaaaaatatcagcaaaaagATTTCTGGCTGTTTCTTAAaatttgtgtttgaatgtgtctctgtttcctctctcctagCAACTGGCTCCTGCTAACTCCTGCTAGCTCCCTGCTAACTCCCACTAGCTCCCACTAACTCCTGCTAGCTCCCTGCTAACTCCCGCTAGCTCCCGCTAACTCCTGCTAGCTTCCGCCAACTCCTAACTCCTGCTCACTCCTGCTAACTCCTGCTAACTTCTGCTAACGCCTGCTAACTCCTGCTAGCTCCTGCTAACTCTTGCTAGCTCCCGCTAACTCTTGCTAGCTCTCGCTAACTTCAGCTAGCTCCTGCTAACTCCCGTTAACTCCCACTAACTCCAGCTAACTCTGGCTAACTACTGCTAGCTCCCACTAACTCACGCTAGCTCCCACTAACTCCGGCTAACTCCTGCTAACTCTGGCTAACTCCTGCTAACTCCGGCTAACTACTGCTAACTCTGGCTAACTACTGCTAACTCCTGTCACACTTTCTTTgagtattttcttgtttcttcgTGTCCAGCTTGACTTTCCTGATGTTCTTGAAGTCTTTAAGTTTTccaaatttttactttttcttctcaatttaaaatgacaaaaatacaaattgtgCAAATCTAAGAGCTCAtgtctgctcctctctcctcctcctcctcttcctcctcctcctcctcttcctcctcctcctcctcctcctgctgcagtATATCCGGGTGTCCTATGATTCGAAGCCAGACAGTCTTCTCCACCTGATGGTGAAGGACTGGCAGCTGGAGCTCCCCACGCTGCTCATCTCCATCCATGGAGGCCTGCAGAACTTTGACCTTCCCCCCAAACTGAAGCAGGTCTTTGGGAAGGGACTGATCAAAGCTGCCGTCACCACCGGAGCCTGGATCTTCACCGGGGGAGTCAGCACCGGTACAGACCTCCACTCTTCCTCCACCCTCAcctccaccctgacctccaccctgacctccaccctcacctccaccctgacctccactCTCACCTCCACTCTCACCACTACCCTCACCTCCACCCTCACCTCTACGATGACCTCCACCTCACCCCCACCCTGACCTCCACTCTCACCTCCACTCTCACCACTACCCTCATCTCCACCCTCACCTCCAGCTTGATCTCCACCCTCAcctccaccctgacctccaccctcacctccaccctgacctccaccctcacctccaccctcacctccaccctcacctccaccttgacctccaccctcacctccaccttgacctccaccctgacctccaccctgacctccaccTCACCCCCACCCTGACCTCCACTCTCACCTCCACTCTCACCACTACCCTCATCTCCACCCTCACCTCCAGCTTGATCTCCACCCTCAcctccaccctgacctccaccctcacctccaccctcacctccaccctcacctccaccttgacctccaccctcacctccaccttgacctccaccctcacctccaccctcacctccaccctcacctccaccctcacctccaccttgacctccaccctcacctccaccctgacctccaccctgacctccaccctcacctccaccctcacctccaccctcacctccaccttgacctccaccctcacctccaccttgacctccaccctcacctccaccctcacctccaccctcacctccaccctgacctccaccctgacctccaccctcacctccaccctcacctccaccctcacctccaccttgacctccaccctcacctccaccttgacctccaccctcacctccaccctcacctccaccctgacctccaccctgacctccaccCTCACCTCCACCCTCACCTCCACCCTCACCTCCACCTTGACCTCCACCCTCACCTCCACCTTGACCTCCACCCTCACCTCCACCCTCACCTCCACTCTCAcctccaccctgacctccaccCTCACCTCCACCTTGACCTCCACCCTTCCTCCAcccttcctccacctctcctctgTGATGTTTCAGGAGTGATCCGTCATGTTGGAGACGCTCTGAAGGATCATTCGTCAAAGTCCAGAGGGAAAGTCTGCGCCATCGGCATCGCGCCGTGGGGGATCATCGAGAACAAAGATGACCTGATCGGGAGAGACGTAAGACAAACCCATTTATCGATCAGTAATTTGCCCCTCCCACCTCTGACTGAACCAATCACAGCTGTGCATTTCAGGTGACGCGGCCCTATCAGACCATGTCCAACCCGCTCAGCAAGCTGTCGGTCGTGAATAGCAGCCACTCCCACTTCATCCTGGCCGATAACGGGACGAGCGGGAAGTACGGCGCCGAGGTCCGCCTCCGCCGGCAGCTGGAGAAGCACATCGCTCTGCAGAAGATCAACACACGTGAGTCACATGACCTGCTGAAACAGCCAATAACTGCtgctcctgcacacacacagcagggggTTAGAGTTCACACTGTCCATGTGACCAGTCATGTGACCTGTGGGTTTCCCTTTGTCATCCTATGCCTGGAGCTGTGAGCAAGGCAGGGACCGCAAAGGGAGGCTCAGCCGTCACCTCTCACTtccaccacagaagaagaaccaGACCAGTCCTAAAGATGAGAAGAAGAGTCCTGCAGGGTTCTGGTTCAggaagcaggttcaacaaactctgacgAACCTGAGTATTTTCACTCTGAGGTCAGCGTGAAcatcaatggagctctatgagtcaccatggcaaccactgACTGTACATTCATTTGGACGTCATCGCAGCCCCCTGGTGGCTGCTGCAGTACAGGtcataagccccgccccctcgTTCTTATCACGCTGGTGTTTGTCCaggtgctcatttttctgatcagttttttagttatttgacgatataaaaagggggtctgacatcatgattgacagctgtgacagctgctctcaaacctGAGGGGGCGTGTCCTGCGGGCCGCTCCACGGGACACCCAGTGGAGAtctccatctttatatacagtcaccatggcaacaggtaaataaaaggcagagcctccgTGTGAATCCAGTGGACGCAaagatattaatgcatgtgtatgcagaCGATGCacagacaattacatctgattgacaagagccgtgacactgtttacataaaagttggtaaactcttcaagtaaaggcgtGGACTGCCCGTCCACCTCAAGGTGTAATTATCAGTCTTTACAGCTTGATGCACCTGGTGTGGAAGTTAGTATGCACACAGACTATCTCAGTGGGCTTTTCAGTGCAGTACAGTGCATGTGTCAACCTGTCCCTTTATTTCATGACGAAATATACCAAAATAAtaaaggaaaaggagggaaCGACACCACACAAATACTTTGAATATAAAGGGGGGAAGAGGACTAAGTGCTGAGTGTAAGGGATTGATGGATCGTCCGAATGGAGTCGGCCTCGGATCTGGACATGGCCTTGTCGCAGTTTGTCCGGGTTTTTATGCCTTGGCGTTGATGATCTCAATGAACTCTGGCTTCAGGGAGTCAGAGCGGGAAACgtgtcaataaagttttattcagtgtcgtCCATTAATTGATCGTTTATCAGACTCACGTTtgcttaatgatgataaagtggaatctgtgtatcaggctgcagctacattacatttaaatatatgtgttcagctttaatccgaaacacaggaagcagcaactgaagatgatcTAAACATAAatagatcaaagacacagagacgaGACTGTAGCTCACAGGCTGatcaataataatgtgtttgatgATTTGCATCGAGGTTAAAATTCagcagattttaaatgtttatacatcagtgatgctgctcactcagaaatattaacatataatctacAATATTACAGGAACGATGTTCCATCAGTGGACCAATCAGAGatcattattcattgatccGACGTGTCTGAAGCTTCATACtgattgtttaaatttaaactgagattaaacATGATGTGTAATAAAGATTAGAGGTCAGCAGCTGCTCTAACAGACTGTCAGAGTCTCAGAgttataacagaaggacatgAAAAGGTTTGATTCTGAGCTGAGGATCAATTCACACATTAAAGCAGCGACTTCAGAAAgtcctgaataacaaactaacaTCAACCAGGATCCAGATTCTGACAGTAAACCTCCACTAACGATACGACTGAATGAACGAAGACACGAAACTCTgtaagaaacagagagaaactcagaAAACCTGCCAGCAGCAGGTTAGCTTCATcatggttaccatggtaactgacccagaggttaagttaccatggtaactgacccagagtt carries:
- the LOC137182447 gene encoding transient receptor potential cation channel subfamily M member 1-like isoform X2, which translates into the protein MCNSPLLFLLLFFLMLFRCSCGQLVTQHTSVPPGPREDGAPLVQLDVQPAERWNPLKHTQTRPTDAYGILEFQEGGHVNKAMYIRVSYDSKPDSLLHLMVKDWQLELPTLLISIHGGLQNFDLPPKLKQVFGKGLIKAAVTTGAWIFTGGVSTGVIRHVGDALKDHSSKSRGKVCAIGIAPWGIIENKDDLIGRDVTRPYQTMSNPLSKLSVVNSSHSHFILADNGTSGKYGAEVRLRRQLEKHIALQKINTRLGQGVPVVCLILEGGPNVISIVLESLKEEPPVPVVVCDGSGRASDIISFAHRYCEDDGVVSDSVKDQLLVTIQKTFNYSRSQALQIFLMVMECMKKRALSDADRKQRHSFIL